One window of the Prosthecodimorpha staleyi genome contains the following:
- a CDS encoding transglutaminase domain-containing protein, translating into MSEADGNAALQPTAFIDSQSEPVRDFVTRHAGTGSDRERAIRLYYAMRDAIPYDMRHFGIEPHLFVASNVLAAPAAFCVPKAIALAAAARAAGIPARIGFADVRNHLSTPRMLELIGTDVFYWHAYTVLHLDGQWVKATPAFDLAFCRKFNVKPLDFDGRSDSIFHEFDPDGRRHMDYVLDRGSYDDMPIETFAAEMRSHYPRLVAASIAERT; encoded by the coding sequence ATGAGCGAGGCTGACGGGAACGCGGCACTGCAGCCGACGGCCTTCATCGATTCGCAGTCCGAACCGGTGCGGGATTTCGTGACCCGGCATGCCGGCACGGGCAGCGACCGCGAACGGGCAATCCGCCTCTACTACGCCATGCGCGATGCCATCCCCTACGACATGCGCCATTTCGGCATCGAGCCGCATCTTTTCGTCGCCTCCAACGTGCTGGCAGCACCGGCGGCCTTCTGCGTGCCCAAGGCGATCGCGCTGGCCGCGGCGGCGCGAGCGGCGGGCATCCCGGCCCGGATCGGCTTTGCGGACGTGCGCAACCATCTCTCGACGCCGCGCATGCTCGAATTGATCGGCACCGACGTCTTCTACTGGCACGCCTACACGGTGCTTCACCTGGACGGCCAATGGGTCAAGGCGACGCCGGCCTTCGACCTGGCCTTCTGCCGGAAGTTCAACGTCAAGCCGCTCGATTTCGACGGCCGCAGCGACTCGATCTTCCACGAATTCGACCCCGACGGCCGCCGGCACATGGACTATGTGCTCGACCGCGGCAGCTACGACGACATGCCGATCGAGACCTTTGCGGCCGAGATGCGGTCCCACTATCCGCGCCTCGTCGCCGCCTCGATCGCCGAGCGGACCTGA
- a CDS encoding 2-hydroxychromene-2-carboxylate isomerase — protein sequence MPEPIRLYFDFASPYAYFALDPLAELAARHGRALELRPILLWAVFKGQGVGNPLEKPARRAYFDLDVARSAAFYGVPYRMPDPLQISAHLAARLHHAATAERPDLALPLARDIFRAFFVEGRDIADRAVLADLPSVLAFGPEAVQAMIDGADGRGRLAAAIEEAAGIGVIGSPYAVVDGEGFFGADRLPQIAWRLGERRDATA from the coding sequence ATGCCCGAACCGATCCGCCTCTACTTCGACTTCGCCTCGCCCTACGCCTATTTCGCCCTCGACCCGTTGGCCGAACTGGCCGCACGCCACGGCCGGGCGCTGGAACTGCGCCCGATCCTGCTCTGGGCGGTGTTCAAGGGCCAGGGCGTCGGCAATCCGCTCGAAAAGCCGGCCCGGCGCGCCTATTTCGACCTGGATGTGGCGCGCTCGGCCGCCTTTTATGGCGTGCCGTACCGGATGCCGGATCCGTTGCAGATCTCGGCCCATCTCGCCGCCCGGCTGCATCACGCTGCGACCGCGGAGCGTCCCGACCTGGCGCTGCCGCTCGCCCGCGACATCTTCCGCGCCTTCTTCGTCGAGGGCCGCGACATAGCCGATCGGGCAGTGCTGGCCGACCTGCCGAGCGTGCTAGCCTTCGGCCCGGAGGCGGTTCAGGCGATGATCGACGGGGCAGACGGCCGCGGCCGGCTGGCGGCGGCGATCGAGGAGGCGGCCGGCATCGGCGTGATCGGCTCGCCCTACGCGGTCGTCGACGGCGAGGGCTTCTTCGGAGCGGACCGCCTGCCGCAGATCGCCTGGCGGCTCGGCGAGCGCCGAGACGCAACGGCATAG
- a CDS encoding acyl-CoA carboxylase subunit beta, with protein sequence MRRIESSINTASAEFRRNEAHNRRLVAEFREKQEAARHLRPQRDLDRLARQKKLTPRQRIEKLLDPGTPFLELSSLAANMAYGGEAPSASSIVGIGIVSGREVIVRADDPTVKGGAWYPLTAKKIVRALDIAMENRLPVVHLCDSAGGFLQLQSQVFPDRYMAGRIFRNQSILSKMGVKQLSLVFGHCTAGGAYIPGLSDYSVIVRGTGAVFLGGPPLVKAATGEDVSVEDLGGAEMHTSVSGTCDYPADSEEHAIAIGREIVAQWDRSERWPLQREAPEDPFYDPQDIYGIVPDDIKKAFDMREIIARMVDGSRFHEYQPNYGTTLICGYANIWGYKVGILANNGVLFNDSSLKGAHFIELCNQNNTPLVFLQNITGYMVGREYERRGITKDGAKMIMAQSCSRVPKFTVMCNGSFGAGNYGMCGRAFDGRFLFAWPNHQIGVMGGDQAANTLAEVKANQMKRAGGTFDQAAVDQVWEETRKAYQEQLSAYYSTSELWDDGIIDPVDTRNALAIALSASLNAPLGPPGYGVFRF encoded by the coding sequence ATGCGACGGATCGAATCCTCCATCAACACCGCCTCGGCCGAGTTCCGCCGCAACGAGGCGCACAATCGGCGCCTGGTCGCGGAGTTCCGCGAGAAGCAGGAGGCCGCCCGCCATCTGCGGCCGCAGCGCGACCTCGACCGGCTCGCCCGTCAGAAGAAGCTGACCCCGCGCCAGCGGATCGAGAAGCTGCTCGATCCCGGCACACCCTTCCTGGAACTGTCCTCGCTCGCCGCCAACATGGCCTATGGCGGCGAGGCGCCGTCGGCGAGTTCGATCGTCGGCATCGGCATCGTGTCGGGGCGCGAGGTGATCGTGCGCGCCGACGACCCGACCGTGAAGGGCGGCGCCTGGTATCCGTTGACCGCCAAGAAAATCGTGCGGGCGCTCGACATCGCCATGGAGAACCGCCTGCCGGTCGTGCATCTGTGCGATTCCGCCGGCGGCTTCCTGCAGCTGCAGAGCCAAGTCTTCCCCGACCGCTACATGGCCGGCCGCATCTTCCGCAACCAGTCGATCCTGTCCAAGATGGGGGTCAAGCAGCTGTCGCTGGTGTTCGGCCATTGCACGGCCGGCGGCGCCTACATTCCCGGGCTCTCGGACTACAGCGTTATCGTGCGCGGCACCGGAGCGGTGTTCCTGGGCGGGCCGCCGCTGGTCAAGGCCGCGACCGGCGAGGATGTCTCGGTCGAGGATCTCGGCGGCGCCGAGATGCATACCAGCGTGTCGGGCACCTGCGATTACCCGGCCGACAGCGAGGAGCACGCCATCGCGATCGGTCGCGAGATCGTCGCGCAATGGGACCGGTCGGAGCGCTGGCCTTTGCAGCGCGAGGCGCCGGAGGATCCCTTCTATGATCCGCAGGACATCTACGGGATCGTGCCCGACGACATCAAGAAGGCCTTCGACATGCGCGAGATCATCGCCCGCATGGTCGACGGCAGCCGCTTCCACGAATACCAGCCCAATTACGGCACCACGCTGATCTGCGGCTATGCCAACATCTGGGGCTACAAGGTCGGCATCCTGGCCAATAACGGCGTGCTGTTCAACGACAGCTCGCTGAAGGGGGCCCACTTCATCGAGCTCTGCAACCAGAACAACACCCCGCTGGTCTTCCTGCAGAACATCACCGGCTACATGGTCGGCCGCGAATACGAGCGCCGCGGCATCACCAAGGACGGCGCCAAGATGATCATGGCGCAGAGCTGCTCGCGGGTGCCGAAATTCACCGTGATGTGCAACGGCTCCTTCGGCGCCGGCAATTACGGCATGTGCGGGCGCGCCTTCGACGGCCGCTTCCTGTTCGCCTGGCCGAACCACCAGATCGGCGTCATGGGCGGTGACCAGGCCGCCAACACGCTGGCCGAGGTCAAGGCCAACCAGATGAAGCGGGCCGGCGGAACCTTCGATCAGGCGGCGGTCGATCAGGTCTGGGAAGAGACCCGCAAGGCCTACCAGGAACAGCTGTCGGCCTACTACTCGACCTCGGAACTGTGGGACGACGGCATCATCGATCCGGTCGACACCCGCAACGCCCTCGCCATTGCCCTCTCGGCCTCCCTCAATGCCCCGCTCGGACCTCCGGGCTACGGCGTCTTCAGGTTCTGA
- a CDS encoding acetyl-CoA carboxylase biotin carboxyl carrier protein subunit, with protein MTFKIMIDGQVHGIAIVARRPHLLVEIGGHRYRVEDLCDGRSGPQSLRIDGRPVAFTRAPGAGGGVDIRLDGRTYEARPYDPAAEAAASGGGSDRVRAPMPGAVVAVHKAAGDAVRRGEAIITIESMKLQMALAAPRDGILAEVAVREGDVFDKDAVLARLQPVTEER; from the coding sequence ATGACCTTCAAGATCATGATCGACGGCCAGGTCCACGGCATCGCGATCGTGGCCCGCCGCCCGCATCTCCTCGTCGAGATCGGCGGCCACCGCTACCGGGTCGAGGACCTGTGCGACGGCCGGTCCGGACCGCAGAGCTTGCGCATCGACGGCCGACCGGTCGCCTTCACGCGCGCGCCCGGCGCCGGCGGCGGCGTCGACATCCGCCTGGACGGGCGTACCTACGAGGCGCGGCCCTACGACCCGGCCGCCGAGGCCGCGGCGAGCGGCGGCGGGTCCGATCGCGTGCGCGCGCCGATGCCCGGCGCTGTCGTCGCCGTCCACAAGGCGGCCGGTGATGCGGTGCGCCGCGGCGAGGCGATCATCACCATCGAGAGCATGAAACTGCAGATGGCGTTGGCCGCCCCGCGCGACGGCATCCTGGCCGAGGTCGCGGTGCGCGAGGGCGACGTGTTCGACAAGGATGCGGTCCTGGCGCGATTGCAGCCGGTGACCGAGGAGCGCTGA
- a CDS encoding acetyl-CoA carboxylase biotin carboxylase subunit, producing MSLSSSDPAGRASRHVPFRKVLIANRGEIACRIIRTLREMGIAAVAVHHAVEARAQHVRLADEAVELKGDTPVAAHLDIRQIVAAALATGADAIHPGYGFLSENAGFARAVAEAGLVFVGPDAASIALMGDKISARNFADQHGVPVAPSVMPTDDLADFVRRAEAIGFPLLIKAAAGGGGKGMSIVRSADQLEGAARIASSEAQRYFGDGRVYAEVFVERPRHIEVQVFGDGEGGAIHLFERECSVQRRFQKIIEEAPAANLPAGLRDEICASAVRLAAAARYRNAGTVEYILGADGRFFFLEMNTRLQVEHPVTEMITGLDLVRLQLEIAAGHGLPFGQDAVTARGHAVECRICAENPERDFLPETGTIQHLAVPEAPYLRFENALDRGQKVTADFDPMLAKLVAHGADRTAAIDRSIAALGDLALFGVTTNIDYLARVLDHPAFRAGDLHTGFVAEHREALASGAPETGRLHEALIAAALGLREFRALVLDVPEPHASIGAWRN from the coding sequence ATGAGCCTCTCCTCCTCCGATCCTGCCGGGCGGGCGTCGCGTCACGTCCCATTCCGCAAGGTGCTGATCGCCAATCGCGGCGAGATCGCCTGCCGTATCATCCGGACCCTGCGCGAGATGGGCATCGCGGCGGTTGCGGTGCATCATGCCGTCGAGGCGCGCGCCCAGCATGTCCGGCTCGCCGACGAGGCGGTCGAATTGAAGGGCGACACCCCGGTCGCCGCCCATCTCGACATCCGTCAGATCGTCGCCGCGGCGCTCGCCACCGGGGCGGACGCGATCCATCCGGGCTACGGCTTCCTGTCCGAGAATGCCGGCTTTGCGCGGGCCGTCGCGGAGGCCGGCCTGGTCTTCGTCGGGCCGGATGCGGCCTCGATCGCGCTGATGGGCGACAAGATCTCGGCACGCAACTTCGCCGACCAGCATGGCGTCCCGGTCGCCCCGTCGGTGATGCCGACCGACGATCTGGCCGATTTCGTTCGCCGCGCCGAGGCGATCGGCTTCCCTCTCCTGATCAAGGCGGCAGCCGGCGGCGGTGGCAAGGGCATGAGCATCGTCCGCTCGGCGGACCAGTTGGAAGGCGCCGCCCGCATCGCCTCGAGCGAGGCGCAGCGTTATTTCGGCGACGGTCGCGTCTATGCCGAGGTCTTCGTCGAACGGCCGCGTCATATCGAGGTGCAGGTCTTCGGCGATGGCGAAGGCGGCGCGATCCATCTGTTCGAGCGCGAATGCTCGGTGCAGCGCCGCTTCCAGAAGATCATCGAGGAGGCTCCGGCCGCCAACCTGCCGGCGGGTCTGCGCGACGAGATCTGCGCCTCCGCGGTTCGTCTCGCCGCCGCCGCGCGCTACCGCAATGCCGGCACGGTCGAGTATATCCTCGGCGCCGACGGCCGCTTCTTCTTCCTGGAGATGAACACCCGCCTCCAGGTCGAGCATCCGGTCACCGAGATGATCACGGGCCTCGATCTCGTGCGGCTGCAGCTGGAGATCGCCGCCGGCCATGGCCTGCCCTTCGGCCAGGACGCCGTGACCGCCCGCGGCCATGCCGTCGAGTGCCGCATCTGCGCAGAGAATCCGGAGCGCGACTTCCTGCCCGAGACCGGCACCATCCAGCATCTGGCCGTGCCCGAAGCCCCCTATCTGCGCTTCGAGAACGCGCTCGACCGCGGCCAGAAGGTGACGGCCGATTTCGATCCGATGCTCGCCAAGCTGGTCGCCCATGGCGCCGACCGCACGGCAGCCATCGACCGGTCGATCGCCGCGCTCGGCGACCTCGCGCTGTTCGGGGTGACGACCAACATCGACTATCTGGCCCGGGTGCTCGACCATCCGGCCTTCCGCGCCGGCGACCTTCACACCGGCTTCGTCGCCGAGCACCGCGAGGCGCTCGCCTCCGGCGCACCGGAGACCGGACGACTGCACGAGGCGCTGATCGCCGCCGCGCTCGGCCTGCGCGAATTCCGCGCGCTCGTCCTCGACGTGCCGGAGCCGCACGCGTCCATCGGCGCCTGGAGGAATTGA
- a CDS encoding acyclic terpene utilization AtuA family protein — MRDTIRIGCGAGFWGDSPEGPRQLVRSGGIDYLVLDYLAEITMSILARMKAKTPTLGYATDFVSLVMKPLAREIAEKRIRVVTNAGGVNPEACRDALLAAFAEVGVDLKVAVVTGDDLSDRAEQFRAAGVTEMFSGAPFPAKTASINAYLGAFGVAAALDAGADVVVTGRCVDSAVVLGPLIHEFGWTPEDYDQLSAGSLAGHILECGAQATGGITTDWRAVADDWADMGFPIADCRADGSFEVGKPDGTGGRITPPIVAEQVVYEVGDPAAYLLPDVICDWSDVRLEAVGPDRVRVTGARGLPPTPSYKVSATYADGWRCTATMMIVGRDAALRAEKVGTAILARSERLIAAAGFDRFAETSIEVLGAETSYGVAPAASPAREVILKVGVRHASRDALQIFAREIYPAATAMAQSLTGFAGGRPEPQPVVRLFSFLIDKRDVVVSVKTGDAAIEVATAPGTERSVPETAPGEVATAPVPDGPTVAVPLVALATARSGDKGDIANIGVMARHPDFVAPIARALTAEAVRGWFAHHVRGPVERFDWPGLDGFNFLLHRALGGGGIASLRYDPQGKAMAQVLMDMPVPVPAAWLQPGGRLEGVAAMETRR, encoded by the coding sequence ATGCGCGACACCATCCGCATCGGCTGCGGCGCCGGCTTCTGGGGCGACAGCCCGGAAGGCCCGCGCCAGCTCGTCCGCTCCGGCGGGATCGACTATCTGGTGCTCGACTATCTGGCCGAGATCACCATGTCGATCCTGGCCCGGATGAAGGCCAAGACGCCGACCCTCGGCTATGCGACCGACTTCGTGTCGCTGGTCATGAAACCGCTCGCCCGCGAGATCGCGGAGAAGCGCATCCGCGTCGTCACCAATGCCGGCGGGGTCAATCCGGAAGCCTGCCGTGACGCACTGCTGGCCGCCTTCGCGGAAGTCGGGGTCGATCTCAAGGTCGCGGTGGTGACCGGCGACGACCTGTCCGACCGGGCCGAGCAGTTCCGCGCCGCCGGCGTCACCGAGATGTTCTCGGGCGCCCCCTTCCCGGCGAAGACCGCCAGCATCAATGCCTATCTGGGCGCCTTCGGCGTCGCCGCCGCGCTCGATGCCGGCGCCGACGTGGTGGTCACCGGCCGCTGCGTCGACAGCGCGGTGGTGCTGGGGCCGCTGATCCACGAGTTCGGCTGGACGCCGGAAGACTACGATCAGCTCTCGGCCGGCAGCCTCGCGGGTCACATCCTGGAATGCGGCGCGCAGGCGACCGGCGGGATCACGACCGACTGGCGCGCGGTCGCCGACGACTGGGCCGACATGGGCTTCCCCATCGCCGATTGCCGGGCGGACGGCAGCTTCGAGGTCGGCAAGCCGGACGGCACCGGCGGTCGGATCACGCCTCCAATCGTCGCCGAGCAGGTCGTCTACGAGGTCGGCGATCCGGCCGCCTATCTGCTTCCCGACGTGATCTGCGACTGGTCGGACGTCAGGCTGGAGGCCGTCGGGCCGGACCGGGTCCGGGTCACCGGCGCGCGCGGCCTGCCGCCGACGCCGAGTTACAAGGTCAGCGCCACCTATGCGGACGGCTGGCGCTGCACCGCGACCATGATGATCGTCGGCCGCGACGCGGCGCTGCGGGCCGAGAAGGTCGGCACGGCGATCCTGGCCCGCTCCGAGCGGCTGATCGCGGCGGCAGGGTTCGACCGGTTTGCGGAAACGTCGATCGAAGTGCTCGGCGCGGAGACCAGCTACGGCGTCGCCCCCGCCGCCTCGCCGGCGCGCGAGGTGATCCTGAAGGTCGGCGTGCGCCATGCCAGCCGGGACGCGCTGCAGATCTTCGCCCGCGAGATCTATCCCGCCGCCACCGCGATGGCGCAGAGCCTGACCGGCTTTGCCGGCGGCCGGCCCGAGCCGCAGCCGGTGGTGCGGCTGTTCTCCTTCCTGATCGACAAGCGCGATGTCGTCGTGTCGGTGAAGACCGGCGACGCCGCGATCGAGGTTGCGACCGCGCCGGGAACCGAGCGCTCCGTCCCGGAGACCGCCCCCGGCGAGGTCGCAACGGCGCCGGTGCCGGATGGACCGACCGTCGCCGTGCCGCTGGTCGCTCTGGCCACGGCCCGCAGCGGCGATAAGGGCGACATCGCCAATATCGGCGTGATGGCGCGGCACCCGGACTTCGTGGCGCCGATCGCCCGCGCGCTGACGGCGGAAGCCGTGCGCGGCTGGTTCGCCCACCACGTCCGCGGCCCGGTCGAGCGCTTCGACTGGCCCGGCCTCGACGGTTTCAACTTCCTCCTGCACCGCGCGCTCGGCGGCGGCGGCATCGCGTCGCTGCGCTACGATCCGCAAGGCAAGGCCATGGCGCAGGTGCTGATGGACATGCCCGTGCCGGTGCCCGCTGCCTGGCTCCAACCCGGTGGCCGCCTCGAAGGTGTCGCCGCCATGGAAACCCGCCGATGA
- a CDS encoding enoyl-CoA hydratase-related protein, with protein MTDAVTTRREGAAMVVTIDRESRRNALNESVAAAIVVALDAAEADPEVRVVVLTGAGDKAFCAGGDLKPGADGTPFTIDAADPRHYVSRLLRRMDACRLPIVARVNGHALAGGFGLVCACDLVVAREDALMGVTEVKVGLFPMMILPYLLRVLPYRRLTELCITGELIRAGDPEAASIVNYAVPASELDAKTDWLIGRIVDKSPTGIRLGKQALAKIREMSTDAALEYAQFMLANMARTEDAREGFTAFAEKRPPVWTGK; from the coding sequence GTGACCGACGCCGTCACCACCCGTCGCGAAGGCGCCGCGATGGTCGTCACCATCGACCGCGAGAGCCGCCGCAACGCGCTGAACGAATCCGTCGCCGCCGCCATCGTGGTGGCGCTCGATGCCGCCGAGGCCGATCCCGAAGTGCGCGTGGTCGTCCTGACCGGCGCCGGCGACAAGGCCTTCTGTGCCGGCGGCGACCTGAAGCCCGGCGCCGACGGCACGCCCTTCACCATCGACGCCGCCGATCCGCGCCACTATGTCAGCCGCCTGCTGCGCCGGATGGATGCCTGCCGCCTGCCGATCGTGGCGCGCGTCAACGGCCATGCGCTGGCCGGCGGCTTCGGGCTGGTCTGCGCCTGCGACCTGGTGGTCGCCCGCGAGGATGCGCTGATGGGCGTCACTGAGGTCAAGGTCGGCCTCTTCCCGATGATGATCCTGCCCTATCTCTTACGCGTGCTGCCCTATCGCCGTCTGACCGAATTGTGCATCACCGGGGAATTGATCCGCGCCGGAGACCCGGAGGCCGCCTCGATCGTCAACTATGCGGTGCCGGCCTCCGAGCTCGATGCCAAGACCGACTGGCTCATCGGCCGCATCGTCGACAAGTCGCCGACCGGCATCCGTCTCGGCAAGCAGGCGCTCGCGAAGATCCGCGAGATGTCGACCGACGCCGCGCTCGAATATGCGCAATTCATGCTCGCCAACATGGCCCGCACCGAGGACGCCCGCGAAGGCTTCACCGCCTTCGCCGAGAAGCGCCCGCCGGTGTGGACCGGCAAGTGA